One window from the genome of Toxotes jaculatrix isolate fToxJac2 chromosome 17, fToxJac2.pri, whole genome shotgun sequence encodes:
- the luzp1 gene encoding leucine zipper protein 1 isoform X1 yields the protein MSDHKDMTHRHLRHKLQSLGRRLDELEEATNKLQKSEDELLDLQDKIIQAEGSNSSLLGDVEALRKRLLKIQGKDEEVRKAEDLCRTVREKLEEEENLTKELKAEIERLQRRMAELEKLEEAFGKSKSDCSQLCLSLNEEKNLTKKLSSELETLKARLKDVEGSETKLDRAEQALAMELEKLKGFTQTFVSERKRLLEKQREDEKIILKLTEKLEHQKNRLGMSSDSGRADFMRSRIEDELSSTGLLSSKLAGHKKKLDYFKLPDDNISLVNKSENEKNSSLEGSQEEDNKVKELTQEVERLKNRLKQLEIVEEDLKNSEFKNGELNEKFQLERNRARQLSEQVEQLRTQLCGKGGIGGHGTSNVGKHGNGSSNICSNSPANVLENGKAENEEIIVKGGFRQEKPKYRSAAAVSEPSSPKHRNRDLSPQHKRDTKLRSKELSHSEESSPKSVRRALSPAHKSRKTPKTPTTAVSSDNGIRDTGRGTEEKVRGATYSSVNTSSSDIKKVSVLSRYPPAANDQKPLRTTHKQTDGETKKSRVEKFSKLYVGSDSESNNSDVVPDSSSNINSISGLEKDTASASDQESVDQVQESASVASTLSKANGSYTAYRSHITPLQTNDQGSEGHSSASETESTGSRPSEPEPVTETSTATVSSRATTSRYPRYSHVHDSHSEGSSSRSSFDEELHSRAQSAEGGHQGPMHTPSGIEIQRVCSPREALRSKAVIKPAIVEIDRKEVMISESLSTNGKPKISTKPIVTTTSKMTSSITIYPNDPSSSRTSSRSSSVCSEPMPIKERHTSTSNILIGPSNEHHGSISVPYEISIPKSEITLRPCQDQDCGTDDHSDSSSRSKLHNTSRVETTTSHLCCQRSNFSLRSPDTMSADLNDTESGFESSSSTTTVTSWRSQRQSQHSQEDSLPDMKNVTMRSTWRNRGTGSVDETGRGRGPTRMMTDGVSEDEAETATTWRAYRATTFDTEETISSGTAAGGNAAAQKGAKPSPAEVYMRRINSVVTNTREGEEPVLRRGKRSQSPTVETGGLGRTIPHAPVTSQSWGRSYTQQPLAADSVDPSPNPSHSPASWRRQLPSSDSHHLGSSYDRASKTAGTSSRGGELWSSRGQGSGARAEGRSGAGSRPWSHRQSDYH from the exons ATGTCTGATCATAAGGACATGACACATCGCCACTTGCGGCACAAGCTGCAGAGTCTTGGCCGTAGACTGGATGAACTTGAAGAAGCCACCAACAAGCTGCAGAAGTCAGAGGATGAGCTGCTGGACCTGCAG gaCAAGATCATCCAGGCAGAGGGCAGCAACTCGTCCCTGCTTGGCGACGTGGAGGCCCTGAGGAAACGTCTCCTGAAGATCCAGGGTAAAGATGAGGAGGTACGCAAAGCTGAGGACCTCTGCCgcacagtcagagagaaactggaagaggaggaaaacctTACAAAGGAGCTTAAGGCTGAGATTGAACGTCTACAGCGGAGAATGGCCGAACTGGAAAAACTGGAAGAAGCTTTTGGGAAAAGCAAGTCTGATTGCAGCCAGCTCTGCCTCAGCCTCAATGAGGAGAAGAACTTGACCAAAAAGCTCTCGTCTGAGTTGGAGACCCTCAAAGCCCGTTTGAAGGATGTTGAGGGGTCTGAGACGAAGCtggacagagcagagcaggcttTGGCCATGGAACTTGAGAAACTCAAAGGATTCACCCAGACCTTTGTGAGTGAGCGTAAGAGGCTGctagagaaacagagagaggacgaGAAGATCATTTTAAAGCTGACAGAAAAACTGGAGCACCAGAAAAATCGCCTTGGCATGTCATCTGACTCTGGCCGGGCAGATTTCATGAGGTCACGAATTGAAGATGAGCTCTCATCCACAGGGCTCCTTTCAAGTAAGCTGGCTGGGCACAAGAAGAAACTTGACTACTTCAAGTTGCCTGATGACAACATCAGTCTTGTgaacaaatctgaaaatgagaaGAACAGCAGTCTTGAAGGTTCACAGGAGGAGGACAACAAAGTTAAGGAGTTGACACAGGAAGTAGAGAGGCTGAAGAATCGCCTCAAACAGCTAGAGATAGTGGAGGAGGATTTGAAGAACTCAGAGTTTAAAAATGGCGAACTTAATGAGAAGTTCCAGTTGGAACGAAACCGGGCTCGTCAACTGAGTGAGCAGGTGGAACAGCTCAGGACGCAGCTGTGTGGAAAAGGTGGGATCGGAGGACACGGAACCAGTAATGTGGGTAAGCACGGCAACGGGAGCAGCAACATTTGCAGCAACAGCCCTGCTAACGTCCTGGAGAATGGCAAAGCCGAGAATGAAGAGATTATTGTGAAGGGTGGTTTCAGACAAGAGAAGCCTAAATATAGGAGTGCTGCAGCTGTCTCAGAACCGAGCTCCCCCAAACACAGGAACAGGGATCTCTCTCCTCAGCATAAGAGAGACACTAAGCTGAGGAGCAAAGAGCTGAGCCACTCTGAGGAGAGCTCTCCTAAGTCCGTGAGGAGAGCCCTCAGTCCTGCTCACAAAAGCAGGAAGACACCCAAAACCCCAACTACTGCAGTTTCATCCGATAATGGAATAAGAGACACAGGACGAGGAACTGAGGAGAAGGTGAGAGGAGCCACATACAGCTCTGTAAATACGTCTTCTAGTGATATTAAAAAGGTTTCTGTTCTTAGTCGCTACCCTCCGGCTGCAAATGACCAGAAACCACTGAGGACAACTCACAAACAGACTGATGGGGAGACAAAAAAGAGCAGGGTAGAAAAGTTTTCAAAATTGTATGTAGGTAGTGATAGCGAATCAAACAACTCTGATGTAGTGCCTGACAGCTCCAGTAACATCAACAGTATCTCTGGACTAGAGAAGGACACAGCATCTGCCTCAGATCAGGAATCAGTAGACCAGGTTCAGGAATCTGCCTCTGTCGCTTCCACTCTGTCCAAAGCTAACGGATCATATACAGCCTACAGATCACACATCACTCCTCTGCAGACCAACGACCAGGGGTCAGAGGGTCATTCCTCAGCTTCAGAAACAGAATCTACTGGTTCAAGGCCCTCTGAACCAGAACCTGTGACTGAGACATCCACTGCAACCGTAAGCAGTCGAGCTACAACCTCCAGATATCCCAGATACTCCCATGTCCATGACTCACATTCGGAGGGCTCTTCCTCCAGGAGCTCATTTGATGAGGAGCTCCACAGCAGGGCACAGTCAGCGGAGGGGGGCCACCAGGGCCCCATGCATACTCCGTCAGGGATTGAGATCCAGCGAGTGTGCAGCCCACGTGAGGCGCTGAGGTCAAAAGCTGTCATCAAGCCTGCTATTGTTGAGATTGACAGGAAGGAAGTGATGATTTCAGAATCTTTGTCCACCAATGGCAAACCCAAAATCTCCACTAAACCAATTGTGACCACGACTAGTAAAATGACCAGTAGTATAACCATCTACCCCAACGACCCGAGCTCTTCCAGAAccagcagccgcagcagcagcgTGTGCAGTGAACCCATGCCCATCAAAGAACGCCACACCTCCACCAGTAACATCCTCATAG GCCCCAGCAATGAGCACCATGGCAGTATTTCCGTCCCGTATGAAATCTCCATCCCCAAGAGTGAGATCACATTGCGACCATGCCAGGACCAGGACTGTGGGACAGACGACCACAGTGATTCCTCATCAAGGTCCAAACTCCACAACACTTCCAGAGTGGAGACCACCACCAGCCATCTGTGCTGCCAGCGCAGCAACTTCAGCCTCCGGTCCCCAGACACCATGTCCGCAGACCTCAACGACACTGAGTCAGGCTtcgagagcagcagcagtaccaCCACTGTCACCAGCTGGAGAAGCCAAAGACAAAGCCAGCACTCCCAAGAAGACAGTTTACCAGACATGAAGAATGTGACCATGAGAAGCACTTGGAGGAACAGAGGCACCGGGTCAGTGGATGAGACAGGCCGGGGAAGAGGGCCTACTAGGATGATGACAGATGGCGTGTCTGAAGACGAGGCTGAAACTGCAACAACATGGAGGGCTTACCGGGCAACCACGTTTGACACGGAAGAAACGATAAGCAGTGGCACAGCAGCTGGTGGGAATGCTGCAGCACAGAAGGGAGCCAAGCCGTCCCCTGCAGAG GTGTACATGCGTAGGATCAACAGTGTGGTTACAAACACTAGAGAAGGGGAGGAACCAGTGCTTCGCCGAGGCAAGCGTTCTCAGTCTCCCACTGTAGAAACAGGAGGCCTGGGAAGGACCATACCCCACGCACCTGTGACCTCTCAGTCCTGGGGCCGCTCATACACACAACAACCACTG GCTGCTGATAGTGTAGATCCCAGTCCAAACCCGAGCCACAGCCCAGCCTCCTGGAGACGACAGCTACCCAGTAGCGACTCACACCATCTGGGCAGCTCTTATGACCGGGCATCCAAGACAGCAGGGACCTCCTCCAGAGGAGGGGAGCTGTGGTCCAGCCGGGGCCAAGGGTCAGGGGCCAGAGCGGAGGGAAGGAGTGGAGCGGGGAGCCGGCCGTGGAGCCATCGTCAGTCTGATTATCATTAG
- the luzp1 gene encoding leucine zipper protein 1 isoform X2, whose product MSDHKDMTHRHLRHKLQSLGRRLDELEEATNKLQKSEDELLDLQDKIIQAEGSNSSLLGDVEALRKRLLKIQGKDEEVRKAEDLCRTVREKLEEEENLTKELKAEIERLQRRMAELEKLEEAFGKSKSDCSQLCLSLNEEKNLTKKLSSELETLKARLKDVEGSETKLDRAEQALAMELEKLKGFTQTFVSERKRLLEKQREDEKIILKLTEKLEHQKNRLGMSSDSGRADFMRSRIEDELSSTGLLSSKLAGHKKKLDYFKLPDDNISLVNKSENEKNSSLEGSQEEDNKVKELTQEVERLKNRLKQLEIVEEDLKNSEFKNGELNEKFQLERNRARQLSEQVEQLRTQLCGKGGIGGHGTSNVGKHGNGSSNICSNSPANVLENGKAENEEIIVKGGFRQEKPKYRSAAAVSEPSSPKHRNRDLSPQHKRDTKLRSKELSHSEESSPKSVRRALSPAHKSRKTPKTPTTAVSSDNGIRDTGRGTEEKVRGATYSSVNTSSSDIKKVSVLSRYPPAANDQKPLRTTHKQTDGETKKSRVEKFSKLYVGSDSESNNSDVVPDSSSNINSISGLEKDTASASDQESVDQVQESASVASTLSKANGSYTAYRSHITPLQTNDQGSEGHSSASETESTGSRPSEPEPVTETSTATVSSRATTSRYPRYSHVHDSHSEGSSSRSSFDEELHSRAQSAEGGHQGPMHTPSGIEIQRVCSPREALRSKAVIKPAIVEIDRKEVMISESLSTNGKPKISTKPIVTTTSKMTSSITIYPNDPSSSRTSSRSSSVCSEPMPIKERHTSTSNILIGPSNEHHGSISVPYEISIPKSEITLRPCQDQDCGTDDHSDSSSRSKLHNTSRVETTTSHLCCQRSNFSLRSPDTMSADLNDTESGFESSSSTTTVTSWRSQRQSQHSQEDSLPDMKNVTMRSTWRNRGTGSVDETGRGRGPTRMMTDGVSEDEAETATTWRAYRATTFDTEETISSGTAAGGNAAAQKGAKPSPAEVYMRRINSVVTNTREGEEPVLRRGKRSQSPTVETGGLGRTIPHAPVTSQSWGRSYTQQPLALRLRA is encoded by the exons ATGTCTGATCATAAGGACATGACACATCGCCACTTGCGGCACAAGCTGCAGAGTCTTGGCCGTAGACTGGATGAACTTGAAGAAGCCACCAACAAGCTGCAGAAGTCAGAGGATGAGCTGCTGGACCTGCAG gaCAAGATCATCCAGGCAGAGGGCAGCAACTCGTCCCTGCTTGGCGACGTGGAGGCCCTGAGGAAACGTCTCCTGAAGATCCAGGGTAAAGATGAGGAGGTACGCAAAGCTGAGGACCTCTGCCgcacagtcagagagaaactggaagaggaggaaaacctTACAAAGGAGCTTAAGGCTGAGATTGAACGTCTACAGCGGAGAATGGCCGAACTGGAAAAACTGGAAGAAGCTTTTGGGAAAAGCAAGTCTGATTGCAGCCAGCTCTGCCTCAGCCTCAATGAGGAGAAGAACTTGACCAAAAAGCTCTCGTCTGAGTTGGAGACCCTCAAAGCCCGTTTGAAGGATGTTGAGGGGTCTGAGACGAAGCtggacagagcagagcaggcttTGGCCATGGAACTTGAGAAACTCAAAGGATTCACCCAGACCTTTGTGAGTGAGCGTAAGAGGCTGctagagaaacagagagaggacgaGAAGATCATTTTAAAGCTGACAGAAAAACTGGAGCACCAGAAAAATCGCCTTGGCATGTCATCTGACTCTGGCCGGGCAGATTTCATGAGGTCACGAATTGAAGATGAGCTCTCATCCACAGGGCTCCTTTCAAGTAAGCTGGCTGGGCACAAGAAGAAACTTGACTACTTCAAGTTGCCTGATGACAACATCAGTCTTGTgaacaaatctgaaaatgagaaGAACAGCAGTCTTGAAGGTTCACAGGAGGAGGACAACAAAGTTAAGGAGTTGACACAGGAAGTAGAGAGGCTGAAGAATCGCCTCAAACAGCTAGAGATAGTGGAGGAGGATTTGAAGAACTCAGAGTTTAAAAATGGCGAACTTAATGAGAAGTTCCAGTTGGAACGAAACCGGGCTCGTCAACTGAGTGAGCAGGTGGAACAGCTCAGGACGCAGCTGTGTGGAAAAGGTGGGATCGGAGGACACGGAACCAGTAATGTGGGTAAGCACGGCAACGGGAGCAGCAACATTTGCAGCAACAGCCCTGCTAACGTCCTGGAGAATGGCAAAGCCGAGAATGAAGAGATTATTGTGAAGGGTGGTTTCAGACAAGAGAAGCCTAAATATAGGAGTGCTGCAGCTGTCTCAGAACCGAGCTCCCCCAAACACAGGAACAGGGATCTCTCTCCTCAGCATAAGAGAGACACTAAGCTGAGGAGCAAAGAGCTGAGCCACTCTGAGGAGAGCTCTCCTAAGTCCGTGAGGAGAGCCCTCAGTCCTGCTCACAAAAGCAGGAAGACACCCAAAACCCCAACTACTGCAGTTTCATCCGATAATGGAATAAGAGACACAGGACGAGGAACTGAGGAGAAGGTGAGAGGAGCCACATACAGCTCTGTAAATACGTCTTCTAGTGATATTAAAAAGGTTTCTGTTCTTAGTCGCTACCCTCCGGCTGCAAATGACCAGAAACCACTGAGGACAACTCACAAACAGACTGATGGGGAGACAAAAAAGAGCAGGGTAGAAAAGTTTTCAAAATTGTATGTAGGTAGTGATAGCGAATCAAACAACTCTGATGTAGTGCCTGACAGCTCCAGTAACATCAACAGTATCTCTGGACTAGAGAAGGACACAGCATCTGCCTCAGATCAGGAATCAGTAGACCAGGTTCAGGAATCTGCCTCTGTCGCTTCCACTCTGTCCAAAGCTAACGGATCATATACAGCCTACAGATCACACATCACTCCTCTGCAGACCAACGACCAGGGGTCAGAGGGTCATTCCTCAGCTTCAGAAACAGAATCTACTGGTTCAAGGCCCTCTGAACCAGAACCTGTGACTGAGACATCCACTGCAACCGTAAGCAGTCGAGCTACAACCTCCAGATATCCCAGATACTCCCATGTCCATGACTCACATTCGGAGGGCTCTTCCTCCAGGAGCTCATTTGATGAGGAGCTCCACAGCAGGGCACAGTCAGCGGAGGGGGGCCACCAGGGCCCCATGCATACTCCGTCAGGGATTGAGATCCAGCGAGTGTGCAGCCCACGTGAGGCGCTGAGGTCAAAAGCTGTCATCAAGCCTGCTATTGTTGAGATTGACAGGAAGGAAGTGATGATTTCAGAATCTTTGTCCACCAATGGCAAACCCAAAATCTCCACTAAACCAATTGTGACCACGACTAGTAAAATGACCAGTAGTATAACCATCTACCCCAACGACCCGAGCTCTTCCAGAAccagcagccgcagcagcagcgTGTGCAGTGAACCCATGCCCATCAAAGAACGCCACACCTCCACCAGTAACATCCTCATAG GCCCCAGCAATGAGCACCATGGCAGTATTTCCGTCCCGTATGAAATCTCCATCCCCAAGAGTGAGATCACATTGCGACCATGCCAGGACCAGGACTGTGGGACAGACGACCACAGTGATTCCTCATCAAGGTCCAAACTCCACAACACTTCCAGAGTGGAGACCACCACCAGCCATCTGTGCTGCCAGCGCAGCAACTTCAGCCTCCGGTCCCCAGACACCATGTCCGCAGACCTCAACGACACTGAGTCAGGCTtcgagagcagcagcagtaccaCCACTGTCACCAGCTGGAGAAGCCAAAGACAAAGCCAGCACTCCCAAGAAGACAGTTTACCAGACATGAAGAATGTGACCATGAGAAGCACTTGGAGGAACAGAGGCACCGGGTCAGTGGATGAGACAGGCCGGGGAAGAGGGCCTACTAGGATGATGACAGATGGCGTGTCTGAAGACGAGGCTGAAACTGCAACAACATGGAGGGCTTACCGGGCAACCACGTTTGACACGGAAGAAACGATAAGCAGTGGCACAGCAGCTGGTGGGAATGCTGCAGCACAGAAGGGAGCCAAGCCGTCCCCTGCAGAG GTGTACATGCGTAGGATCAACAGTGTGGTTACAAACACTAGAGAAGGGGAGGAACCAGTGCTTCGCCGAGGCAAGCGTTCTCAGTCTCCCACTGTAGAAACAGGAGGCCTGGGAAGGACCATACCCCACGCACCTGTGACCTCTCAGTCCTGGGGCCGCTCATACACACAACAACCACTG GCTCTACGACTTCGAGCTTAG